One genomic segment of Amycolatopsis sp. WQ 127309 includes these proteins:
- a CDS encoding NAD(P)/FAD-dependent oxidoreductase, translating into MRVLVAGGGISGTVTAMALKLAGHDPVVFEACASGGEDIGAFLTLMHNGMDALRAIGADGPVIDASFAAFGVELVVPTGETVGRREFDTEGLDGPRTLTRATLYRVLQDEAARRGIAIERGRRLTGAKTGPGGVTAEFAGGVTETGDVLVGADGLRSVVRRLIDPAADEPRYTGLTVVYGYTRAEGLPAAPGIYRMVRGSKAAFGFTTDPSGATFWFARIPDAERPRAEIAAVTPAGWRAFAHAAFAGEPLPCADIIAATGDEVFGGHSYDVPETRVWSTPEMVLVGDAAHAASPAAGQGASMALEDSVVLAKCLRDLPDPGSAFAAYEGLRRERVEKLVAASAGQDVGEERDWLYSHHIDWDAKITG; encoded by the coding sequence GTGCGGGTACTGGTCGCGGGTGGCGGGATTTCCGGCACGGTCACGGCGATGGCGCTGAAGCTGGCGGGACACGACCCGGTCGTGTTCGAGGCCTGCGCTTCCGGCGGGGAAGACATCGGCGCGTTCCTGACGCTCATGCACAACGGCATGGACGCCCTGCGGGCGATCGGAGCCGACGGCCCGGTGATCGACGCGTCCTTCGCCGCGTTCGGCGTCGAGCTCGTCGTCCCGACCGGGGAAACCGTGGGACGGCGGGAGTTCGACACCGAGGGCCTCGACGGCCCGCGCACGCTCACCCGCGCGACGCTCTACCGCGTCCTGCAGGACGAAGCGGCGCGCCGGGGGATCGCGATCGAGCGCGGCCGGCGGCTGACCGGCGCCAAGACCGGCCCGGGCGGCGTCACGGCGGAGTTCGCCGGCGGCGTCACCGAAACGGGTGACGTCCTGGTCGGCGCCGACGGCCTGCGCTCGGTGGTGCGGCGCCTGATCGACCCGGCCGCCGACGAGCCGCGCTACACCGGGCTGACCGTCGTCTACGGCTACACGCGCGCCGAAGGCCTGCCCGCGGCGCCGGGGATCTACCGGATGGTCCGCGGCAGCAAGGCGGCCTTCGGGTTCACGACCGACCCGAGCGGAGCGACGTTCTGGTTCGCCCGCATCCCGGACGCGGAGCGGCCCCGCGCCGAGATCGCGGCGGTCACCCCGGCCGGCTGGCGCGCGTTCGCGCACGCGGCGTTCGCCGGGGAACCGTTGCCCTGCGCGGACATCATCGCGGCCACCGGCGACGAGGTCTTCGGCGGGCACTCCTACGACGTCCCCGAGACGCGCGTCTGGTCGACGCCCGAAATGGTGCTGGTCGGCGACGCGGCCCACGCGGCGTCCCCGGCCGCGGGCCAGGGCGCGTCGATGGCCCTGGAAGACAGCGTCGTGCTGGCGAAGTGCCTGCGTGACCTGCCAGACCCGGGCTCGGCGTTCGCCGCGTACGAGGGGTTGCGGCGCGAGCGCGTCGAGAAGCTGGTGGCGGCCAGCGCGGGTCAGGACGTCGGCGAAGAGCGTGACTGGCTGTACTCGCACCACATCGACTGGGACGCGAAGATCACCGGCTGA
- a CDS encoding aldehyde reductase: MSTQRVLVTGGSGFIAGHCILQLLAQGHRVRTTVRSLAKEQAVRAVLTDAGMTHGDALSFVAADLTDDRGWAEAVDGCDYVLHVASPVQPGKVANDDDVIVPARNGTLRVLRAARDGGVRRVVLTSAFHAVGFGHPHLDRAFTEDDWSVLDGPGVDAYGKSKILAERAAWDFVRDEGGALELTTVLPVAVMGPVMGREVSGANHIVQRLLDGKIPGYPDMYIPIVDVRDVASAHILAMTADGAAGQRFLLASSPSMAMKEIGALLKENFGESAKKVPTRTIPNLVVRAGAVFSAEFRTTAAELGFVKKISHEKARSVLGWTPRESAEAVVAAGESMLRKSLVSA; the protein is encoded by the coding sequence ATGAGCACGCAGCGGGTTCTCGTCACCGGCGGTTCGGGCTTCATCGCCGGGCACTGCATCCTCCAGCTCCTGGCGCAGGGGCACCGGGTCCGCACCACGGTGCGGTCGCTCGCGAAGGAGCAGGCCGTCCGCGCGGTGCTGACCGACGCCGGCATGACGCACGGTGACGCGCTGAGCTTCGTGGCCGCCGACCTCACCGACGACCGCGGCTGGGCCGAAGCGGTCGACGGCTGCGACTACGTCCTCCACGTCGCGTCGCCGGTCCAGCCGGGCAAGGTCGCGAACGACGACGACGTCATCGTCCCCGCCCGCAACGGCACCCTCCGCGTCCTGCGCGCCGCCCGGGACGGCGGGGTCCGGCGCGTGGTGCTCACCTCGGCGTTCCACGCGGTCGGCTTCGGGCACCCGCACCTCGATCGCGCCTTCACCGAGGACGACTGGTCCGTGCTCGACGGGCCCGGCGTCGACGCCTACGGCAAGAGCAAGATCCTCGCCGAGCGTGCCGCGTGGGACTTCGTCCGCGACGAGGGCGGCGCCCTGGAGCTGACGACGGTCCTGCCCGTCGCCGTCATGGGCCCGGTGATGGGCCGGGAGGTGTCCGGCGCCAACCACATCGTCCAGCGGCTCCTCGACGGGAAGATCCCCGGCTACCCGGACATGTACATCCCGATCGTCGACGTCCGCGACGTGGCGAGCGCGCACATCCTGGCGATGACGGCCGACGGCGCCGCGGGACAGCGGTTCCTGCTCGCCAGCAGCCCTTCGATGGCGATGAAGGAGATCGGCGCGCTGCTCAAGGAGAACTTCGGCGAGAGCGCGAAGAAGGTGCCGACCCGCACCATCCCGAACCTCGTCGTGCGGGCGGGCGCCGTGTTCTCGGCGGAGTTCCGGACCACCGCGGCCGAACTCGGCTTCGTCAAGAAGATCTCCCACGAGAAGGCCCGCTCGGTGCTGGGCTGGACGCCGCGGGAGTCGGCGGAGGCGGTCGTGGCCGCCGGCGAAAGCATGCTCCGCAAGTCACTGGTTTCCGCCTGA
- a CDS encoding HNH endonuclease signature motif containing protein produces the protein MDGDFAWRADAVALADRISSLLGVVRSAEAEIGSLLVEIESRGVMELFGYRSVARLFEHLADVSKAAADRVVKRASALNAGRAVDGSPVSAVASATGVVAAGGSLSNPMIDAVVEVLAQVPSERRDDVEQSLLSFASEAGHKQVAALGARIVAHLDPDGAEPDETEPSLPTRELSLRRKRSGIWELNGRLDEETGTRASALLDSLAERRCSDEGADFRSPQERYGDAFSDAVDLALNSPNLPTQAGERAHVMVAVSLADLKSGVGQATLGDTGTMTAAEARVHACDAMLIPAVLGEKSEPLNLGRLRRLISAGLRRALFLRDRGCAFPGCHRPPRHCQGHHIRHWADGGPTDLTNLVLLCAHHHRLLHRSGWEVRTAADGLPEFLPPAFLDKRRRPRRNNIHQPLPFAA, from the coding sequence GTGGACGGTGACTTCGCTTGGCGCGCTGATGCGGTGGCTTTGGCCGATCGCATCAGTTCTCTGCTCGGTGTGGTGCGGTCTGCTGAGGCTGAGATTGGCTCGCTGCTGGTGGAAATCGAGTCTCGTGGTGTGATGGAGCTGTTTGGGTATCGTTCTGTTGCTCGACTGTTCGAGCATCTTGCCGATGTTTCCAAGGCTGCCGCTGATCGTGTGGTGAAACGGGCTTCGGCTCTTAATGCCGGGCGTGCTGTTGATGGCAGTCCGGTGTCCGCTGTTGCTTCGGCCACCGGGGTTGTTGCTGCTGGTGGATCGTTGAGCAATCCGATGATCGACGCCGTCGTCGAGGTGCTGGCTCAGGTTCCGTCCGAGCGTCGTGATGACGTCGAACAGAGCCTGCTTTCCTTCGCTTCCGAGGCCGGTCACAAGCAGGTCGCCGCGTTGGGGGCGCGGATTGTGGCCCACCTCGATCCTGATGGTGCCGAACCCGATGAGACCGAACCGTCCTTGCCCACCCGGGAGCTTTCGCTACGGCGTAAGCGATCCGGGATCTGGGAGCTGAACGGTCGCCTCGACGAGGAGACCGGCACCCGGGCCAGTGCCTTGCTCGACTCGCTGGCCGAGCGTCGCTGCAGTGACGAGGGCGCGGACTTCCGGTCTCCGCAGGAACGCTACGGCGACGCCTTCTCCGACGCCGTCGACCTCGCGCTGAACTCCCCGAACCTGCCGACGCAGGCCGGCGAACGAGCCCACGTGATGGTCGCGGTCTCGCTGGCGGACCTGAAGTCCGGGGTCGGCCAGGCCACCCTCGGCGACACCGGCACCATGACCGCGGCCGAAGCCCGGGTCCACGCCTGCGACGCCATGCTCATCCCGGCGGTCCTGGGCGAGAAGAGCGAACCCCTGAACCTGGGCCGCCTGCGCCGCCTGATCTCCGCCGGACTGCGCCGAGCGCTGTTCCTACGCGACCGAGGCTGCGCCTTCCCCGGCTGCCACCGCCCGCCACGGCACTGCCAGGGCCACCACATCCGCCACTGGGCCGATGGCGGCCCCACGGACCTGACCAACCTGGTCCTGCTGTGCGCCCACCACCACCGGCTACTGCACCGTTCAGGCTGGGAAGTCCGCACAGCCGCCGACGGCCTACCGGAGTTCCTGCCACCGGCGTTCCTGGACAAGCGCCGAAGACCCAGACGCAACAACATCCACCAACCACTGCCATTCGCAGCCTGA
- a CDS encoding carbohydrate ABC transporter permease → MTASVPKLSFADRRAHWDVKLSPFGFISPYFLIFGVFGLFPLLYTAFVSLQKRNLLDAEGAKFIGLDNYRELLFHDPYFWNAMGNTVSLWLLTTIPQILFALGIAHLLNRRLRGRTLFRTGMILPNITSVAAVTIIFAQLFGRDFGLVNWVLSWFGAGHVDWQAGTASSHAAIASMVVWRWTGYHALIFLASMQAIPSSLYEAATLDGAKGHQQFWRITVPLLRPQIIFSTVIATTGNMRLLAEPLLFNPGTAAATGGSDRQFQTAALYLYEQGFSKYDFGYSSAVALLLAIATMLVAGVAYLVTRRIQTD, encoded by the coding sequence GTGACGGCTTCCGTGCCGAAGCTGAGCTTCGCCGACCGGCGGGCGCACTGGGACGTCAAGCTCTCGCCGTTCGGCTTCATCAGCCCGTACTTCCTGATCTTCGGCGTCTTCGGGTTGTTCCCGTTGCTGTACACGGCTTTCGTGTCGCTGCAGAAGCGCAACCTGCTCGACGCCGAGGGCGCGAAGTTCATCGGGCTGGACAACTACCGGGAGCTGCTGTTCCACGACCCGTACTTCTGGAACGCGATGGGGAACACGGTCAGCCTGTGGCTGCTGACCACGATCCCGCAGATCCTGTTCGCGCTCGGCATCGCGCACCTGCTCAACCGCAGGCTGCGCGGCCGGACGCTGTTCCGGACCGGCATGATCCTGCCGAACATCACCTCGGTGGCGGCGGTCACGATCATCTTCGCGCAGCTGTTCGGCCGGGACTTCGGGCTGGTGAACTGGGTGCTGAGCTGGTTCGGCGCCGGGCACGTCGACTGGCAGGCGGGCACGGCCAGCTCGCACGCCGCGATCGCGTCGATGGTCGTCTGGCGCTGGACCGGCTACCACGCGCTGATCTTCCTGGCGTCGATGCAGGCGATCCCGTCGAGCCTGTACGAGGCCGCGACGCTCGACGGCGCGAAGGGGCACCAGCAGTTCTGGCGGATCACGGTGCCGCTGCTGCGGCCGCAGATCATCTTCTCCACGGTGATCGCGACGACCGGGAACATGCGGCTGCTCGCCGAGCCGCTGCTGTTCAACCCGGGTACCGCGGCCGCGACCGGCGGGTCCGACCGGCAGTTCCAGACCGCCGCGCTCTACCTCTACGAACAGGGTTTCAGCAAGTACGACTTCGGCTACAGCTCCGCGGTGGCGCTGTTGCTGGCGATCGCCACGATGCTCGTGGCGGGTGTGGCGTACCTGGTGACCCGGCGCATCCAAACCGATTGA
- a CDS encoding MCE family protein — translation MITRKTRIQLIAFVVIAVVSVVYAGGKYAGLDRLFGSRGYVVTAQLTDSGGIFVNSEVAYRGVTVGRVTSMTLTDHGVDVALDIDSGGPDIPADAHAQVANRSAVGEQFVDLLPQHDGGPYLQDGSVITPDKTSLPPSPDTVLTHLDDLVASVHPDSLRTVVDETYNAFAGAGPQLQQLLDSTGSLTAEAAQYVPQTQGLLANSRIVLTTQERQAANITDFASGLRTIAGQLKTSDPDLRRVISEAPQLSRQISDVLAASGTDLGVLFANLLTTAQITSSRKDAVEELLVAYPIISAFSPSTSPDGTGHLGVVFNFFDPASCTKGYEGTKERPANDTSEAPVNMNAYCAEPPGSPTGVRGSQNAPYAGKPPSIPAAPSQTASAPSQAQLPGMLSLLTGPSAGGLGKLLGVS, via the coding sequence GTGATCACGCGCAAGACCCGCATCCAGCTGATCGCGTTCGTCGTCATCGCGGTCGTTTCGGTCGTCTACGCGGGCGGCAAGTACGCCGGGCTGGACCGGCTCTTCGGCAGCCGCGGGTACGTCGTCACCGCGCAGCTGACCGACTCCGGTGGCATCTTCGTCAACTCCGAGGTCGCCTACCGCGGCGTCACGGTCGGGCGGGTCACGTCGATGACGCTCACCGACCACGGCGTCGACGTCGCGCTCGACATCGACTCCGGCGGCCCGGACATCCCGGCCGACGCGCACGCGCAGGTCGCGAACCGCTCGGCGGTGGGGGAGCAGTTCGTCGACCTGCTTCCCCAGCACGACGGCGGTCCGTACCTGCAGGACGGCTCGGTGATCACGCCGGACAAGACGTCGCTGCCGCCGTCGCCCGACACCGTGCTGACCCACCTCGACGACCTCGTCGCGAGCGTCCACCCGGACTCGCTGCGCACGGTCGTCGACGAGACGTACAACGCGTTCGCCGGGGCGGGTCCGCAGCTGCAACAACTGTTGGACAGCACGGGTTCGCTCACCGCGGAGGCTGCGCAGTACGTCCCGCAGACCCAAGGGCTGCTGGCGAACTCGCGGATCGTGCTGACCACGCAGGAACGTCAGGCCGCGAACATCACCGACTTCGCGAGCGGGCTGCGCACGATCGCGGGCCAGCTGAAGACGTCCGATCCGGACCTGCGCCGCGTGATCTCCGAGGCCCCGCAGCTGAGCCGGCAGATCAGCGACGTGCTCGCGGCGTCCGGCACCGACCTGGGCGTGCTGTTCGCGAACCTGCTGACCACCGCGCAGATCACGTCGTCGCGCAAGGACGCCGTCGAGGAGCTGCTGGTGGCGTACCCGATCATCTCGGCGTTCTCGCCGTCGACGTCCCCGGACGGCACGGGCCACCTCGGCGTGGTGTTCAACTTCTTCGACCCGGCTTCGTGCACGAAGGGCTACGAAGGCACAAAGGAGCGGCCGGCGAACGACACGTCCGAGGCACCGGTGAACATGAACGCCTACTGCGCGGAGCCGCCGGGCAGCCCGACGGGGGTGCGCGGGTCGCAGAACGCGCCGTACGCGGGGAAGCCGCCGTCGATCCCGGCCGCGCCTTCGCAGACTGCGTCGGCCCCTTCGCAGGCCCAGCTGCCGGGGATGCTGAGCCTGCTGACCGGGCCGTCGGCGGGCGGGCTGGGCAAGCTGCTGGGCGTGTCGTGA
- a CDS encoding LacI family DNA-binding transcriptional regulator — protein MVTAREIAELCGVSVATVSRVFNQPASVSGPTRERVERVARELDFSPNESARALSRKQSAMIGLVWDTDHRRPGWRHPFLQDLLLGLKSALSSHGYHLLMLATSDDARSRTPGVSLADPVAYVRMTRRHHLAGLVLIDSGSDAEAFTAFARSGLPCVALDVAISGPKATYVTSDNVRGAADAVRHLAGLGHRRIATLTGPRDNAPAAERTRGYREGLAAAGLDARDDYVVSGDYYRESGFVGMRRLLARKEPPTAVFAASDEMAVGALLAARATGLRVPDDLAVVGFDDIEVASLVDPALTTVAQDKPGFGTAAAEALLKMIETDAAPEPVLLPTRLVVRGSCGA, from the coding sequence ATGGTCACCGCCCGCGAAATCGCCGAGCTCTGCGGCGTCTCCGTCGCCACCGTTTCCCGGGTCTTCAACCAGCCGGCGTCGGTCAGCGGGCCGACCCGCGAACGCGTCGAGCGGGTCGCCCGCGAGCTGGACTTCTCCCCCAACGAGTCGGCCCGCGCGTTGTCGCGCAAGCAGTCGGCGATGATCGGGCTGGTCTGGGACACCGACCACCGGCGGCCCGGCTGGCGCCACCCGTTCCTGCAGGACCTGTTGCTGGGCTTGAAGTCCGCGCTCAGTTCGCACGGTTACCACCTGCTGATGCTCGCCACTAGCGACGACGCACGCAGCCGCACCCCCGGCGTCTCCCTGGCCGACCCCGTCGCCTACGTCCGGATGACGCGCCGGCACCACCTCGCCGGGCTGGTGCTGATCGACAGCGGTTCGGACGCCGAGGCGTTCACGGCGTTCGCCCGGTCCGGCCTGCCGTGCGTCGCGCTCGACGTCGCGATCTCCGGCCCGAAGGCGACCTACGTGACGTCCGACAACGTCCGCGGCGCGGCGGACGCCGTCCGGCACCTGGCCGGGCTCGGGCACCGCCGGATCGCGACGCTCACGGGCCCGCGCGACAACGCGCCGGCGGCCGAGCGCACCCGGGGCTACCGGGAGGGCCTCGCCGCGGCGGGCCTCGATGCGCGCGACGACTACGTCGTGTCCGGGGACTACTACCGCGAAAGCGGTTTTGTCGGCATGCGCCGGTTGCTGGCCCGCAAGGAACCCCCGACGGCGGTGTTCGCGGCGAGCGACGAGATGGCGGTGGGCGCCCTGCTCGCGGCCCGCGCGACGGGCCTGCGCGTCCCGGACGACCTCGCGGTGGTCGGCTTCGACGACATCGAGGTCGCGTCCCTTGTGGACCCGGCGCTGACGACGGTGGCCCAGGACAAACCGGGTTTCGGCACGGCGGCCGCGGAGGCGCTGCTGAAGATGATCGAGACGGACGCGGCCCCGGAGCCGGTGCTGCTGCCGACCAGGCTGGTGGTCCGCGGCTCCTGCGGCGCTTAG
- a CDS encoding ferritin-like domain-containing protein, whose product MFGKRYTQQLIERSAENATDRRRFLKAAGAAGLGVAGAGALGTALSLGLGSAGATSQYPEQGDAAKEAASDAAVLNFALNLEYLEANLYSFAVYGYGLNDKYINGVGNLGKVSGGHAVQFKSEHTKQIAQEIAGDEVAHVTFLRKALDKAAVAQPEIDFQNSFTAAMQAAGIINQYQTFDPFASENNFLLAAYLFEDVGVSAYKGAAPLVNNKTFLDAAAGILAVEAYHAGIVRSQLFERGLGDVTNKISDARDSLDGKADDDEGVLKDGKANLVPADANGIAFGRSADRVLNIAYLNPDKVSSGGFFPRGLNGDIATSGAKE is encoded by the coding sequence GTGTTCGGAAAACGCTACACACAGCAGCTGATCGAGCGCAGCGCGGAGAACGCGACCGACCGCCGCCGCTTTCTGAAGGCTGCGGGAGCGGCGGGGCTCGGCGTCGCGGGCGCCGGCGCGCTCGGTACCGCGCTGTCCTTGGGCCTCGGCTCGGCCGGCGCGACTTCGCAGTACCCGGAGCAGGGCGACGCCGCGAAGGAGGCGGCCAGCGACGCCGCGGTGCTGAACTTCGCGCTCAACCTGGAGTACCTGGAAGCGAACCTCTACTCGTTCGCGGTCTACGGCTACGGGCTGAACGACAAGTACATCAACGGCGTCGGCAACCTCGGCAAGGTCTCCGGCGGGCACGCGGTGCAGTTCAAGAGCGAGCACACCAAGCAGATCGCGCAGGAGATCGCCGGCGACGAGGTCGCCCACGTCACCTTCCTGCGCAAGGCGCTCGACAAGGCCGCCGTCGCGCAGCCGGAGATCGACTTCCAGAACAGCTTCACCGCGGCCATGCAGGCCGCCGGGATCATCAACCAGTACCAGACGTTCGACCCGTTCGCGAGCGAGAACAACTTCCTGCTCGCGGCCTACCTCTTCGAGGACGTCGGCGTCTCGGCGTACAAGGGCGCGGCCCCGCTGGTGAACAACAAGACGTTCCTCGACGCGGCGGCCGGCATCCTCGCGGTCGAGGCGTACCACGCGGGCATCGTGCGCTCGCAGCTGTTCGAACGCGGCCTCGGCGACGTCACCAACAAGATCTCCGACGCCCGTGACAGCCTCGACGGCAAGGCGGACGACGACGAGGGCGTGCTCAAGGACGGCAAGGCCAACCTCGTCCCCGCCGACGCCAACGGCATCGCGTTCGGCCGCTCCGCCGACCGCGTGCTCAACATCGCCTACCTCAACCCGGACAAGGTCTCCTCGGGCGGCTTCTTCCCGCGAGGCCTCAACGGCGACATCGCCACCAGCGGTGCCAAGGAGTGA
- a CDS encoding aminotransferase class I/II-fold pyridoxal phosphate-dependent enzyme has protein sequence MTSASVDVDTARADYAALVDRGLSLDITRGKPAPEQLDLANALLALPGDGSFKAEDGTDVRNYGGLKGLPELRRIFAGALQVPAEQLLAAGNSSLELMHDAVVHALLSKVPGAERRWADEPRVAFLAPVPGYDRHFALTERFGIELIPVPMTDEGPDMDVVERLVAEDAGIKGIWCVPKYSNPTGVTFSDDVVRRLATMTTAAPDFRIFWDNAYAVHHLTDDEPALADILALSAEAGHADRPFVFGSTSKITYAGGGVGFFGASEANLAWWTGLIGKRTIGSDKVNQLRHALFLKDEDGVRAHMRKHAEIIGPKFEAVDRILTEELGDSGLVSWTKPTGGYFVSLTVPEGTAKEVVRLAKEAGVALTPAGATHPHGDDPADAVIRVAPTFPELADVEEAVRALAVCVRLAAAQRS, from the coding sequence ATGACCTCTGCTTCCGTCGACGTCGACACGGCCCGCGCCGACTACGCGGCCCTCGTCGACCGCGGCCTCTCGCTCGACATCACCCGTGGCAAGCCGGCTCCCGAGCAGCTCGACCTCGCGAACGCGCTGCTCGCCCTCCCCGGTGACGGCTCCTTCAAGGCCGAGGACGGCACCGACGTCCGCAACTACGGCGGCCTCAAGGGCCTGCCGGAGCTCCGGCGCATCTTCGCCGGCGCCCTGCAGGTGCCGGCCGAGCAGCTGCTCGCCGCGGGCAACTCCAGCCTCGAGCTGATGCACGACGCCGTCGTGCACGCCCTGCTCAGCAAGGTCCCCGGCGCCGAGCGCCGCTGGGCCGACGAGCCGCGCGTCGCGTTCCTCGCGCCCGTCCCGGGCTACGACCGCCACTTCGCGCTCACCGAGCGGTTCGGCATCGAGCTCATCCCGGTCCCGATGACCGACGAGGGCCCGGACATGGACGTCGTCGAGCGCCTCGTCGCCGAGGACGCCGGGATCAAGGGCATCTGGTGCGTGCCGAAGTACAGCAACCCGACCGGCGTCACGTTCAGTGACGACGTCGTGCGCCGGCTGGCCACGATGACCACCGCGGCGCCGGACTTCCGGATCTTCTGGGACAACGCCTACGCCGTGCACCACCTGACCGACGACGAGCCGGCCCTCGCCGACATCCTCGCGCTGAGCGCCGAGGCCGGCCACGCCGACCGCCCGTTCGTCTTCGGCTCGACCTCGAAGATCACCTACGCCGGTGGCGGCGTCGGCTTCTTCGGCGCGTCCGAGGCCAACCTCGCCTGGTGGACCGGCCTGATCGGCAAGCGCACCATCGGCTCCGACAAGGTCAACCAGCTCCGCCACGCGCTGTTCCTCAAGGACGAGGACGGCGTCCGCGCGCACATGCGCAAGCACGCCGAGATCATCGGCCCGAAGTTCGAGGCCGTCGACCGCATCCTCACCGAGGAGCTCGGCGACTCCGGCCTGGTCTCCTGGACCAAGCCGACCGGGGGCTACTTCGTGTCGCTGACCGTGCCCGAGGGCACCGCGAAGGAGGTCGTGCGGCTGGCCAAGGAGGCCGGGGTCGCGCTGACCCCCGCCGGGGCGACCCACCCGCACGGCGACGACCCGGCCGACGCCGTCATCCGCGTCGCGCCGACGTTCCCGGAGCTCGCCGACGTCGAAGAGGCCGTTCGCGCGCTGGCCGTCTGCGTCCGGCTCGCCGCGGCGCAGCGCTCCTGA
- a CDS encoding extracellular solute-binding protein: MRPNTRTRMVLVAVLAAVTALSACSGGDGGSGGGKVKLSLGLFGNFGYTDLIKEYQAAHPNIEITERTAAYSDHHKNLAAHLATGGGAADIEAIDTGYVAQFKATPDKFVDLNTVGGDKLKDRWLGWKWSASLAKGGQQIGYGTDVGGLAICYRRDLLQAAGLPADREAVSALWPTWQAFFDAGKRFQAKAPNGVKWMDGGPTVLNAIFGQAPTGYYDTSDQLVVDSNPALRAGWDQVVDAVKANLSAGLLYSTPTWNTGFTQGQFATVTCPAWMMTKIKDQAPDTAGKWDVASVPGGGGNWGGSYLTVPKQGKHTAEAADLAAWLTAPEQQAKVFTSQGLLPSTPSLYTDPKITSYTNPFFDNAPVGKLFTDAAKNLNPQYQGPKAGDVQTEFGNAMQRVEQGKQDGAAAWQQLVGDVSKLK; the protein is encoded by the coding sequence ATGCGCCCGAACACGAGAACCCGCATGGTCCTGGTGGCCGTGCTGGCCGCCGTCACCGCCCTGAGCGCCTGCAGCGGCGGCGACGGCGGGAGCGGCGGCGGCAAGGTCAAGCTCAGCCTCGGGCTCTTCGGCAACTTCGGCTACACCGACCTGATCAAGGAGTACCAGGCGGCGCACCCGAACATCGAGATCACCGAGCGCACCGCGGCCTACTCCGACCACCACAAGAACCTGGCCGCGCACCTGGCCACCGGGGGCGGCGCCGCGGACATCGAAGCCATCGACACCGGCTACGTCGCCCAGTTCAAGGCGACGCCGGACAAGTTCGTCGACCTCAACACCGTCGGCGGCGACAAGCTCAAGGACCGCTGGCTCGGCTGGAAGTGGTCGGCGTCGCTCGCCAAGGGCGGGCAGCAGATCGGCTACGGCACCGACGTCGGCGGCCTGGCCATCTGCTACCGCCGTGACCTGCTCCAGGCCGCCGGCCTGCCCGCCGACCGCGAGGCCGTCTCCGCGCTCTGGCCCACCTGGCAGGCGTTCTTCGACGCCGGCAAGCGCTTCCAGGCCAAGGCGCCGAACGGCGTCAAGTGGATGGACGGCGGCCCGACCGTGCTCAACGCGATCTTCGGCCAGGCCCCGACCGGCTACTACGACACCAGCGACCAGCTCGTCGTCGACAGCAACCCGGCGCTGCGGGCCGGCTGGGACCAGGTCGTCGACGCCGTCAAGGCGAACCTGAGCGCCGGCCTGCTCTACAGCACGCCGACCTGGAACACCGGCTTCACCCAGGGCCAGTTCGCCACCGTGACCTGCCCGGCCTGGATGATGACCAAGATCAAGGACCAGGCGCCGGACACCGCCGGCAAGTGGGACGTCGCCAGCGTGCCCGGCGGCGGCGGCAACTGGGGCGGCTCGTACCTGACCGTGCCCAAGCAGGGCAAGCACACCGCCGAGGCCGCCGACCTCGCCGCCTGGCTGACCGCGCCCGAGCAGCAGGCGAAGGTGTTCACCAGCCAGGGCCTGCTGCCCTCGACGCCGTCGCTCTACACCGACCCGAAGATCACTTCCTACACCAACCCGTTCTTCGACAACGCGCCCGTCGGCAAGCTCTTCACCGACGCCGCGAAGAACCTGAACCCGCAGTACCAGGGCCCGAAGGCCGGCGACGTGCAGACCGAGTTCGGCAACGCGATGCAGCGCGTCGAGCAGGGCAAGCAGGACGGCGCGGCGGCGTGGCAGCAGCTGGTCGGTGACGTCTCGAAGCTCAAGTGA